The following is a genomic window from Nicotiana tabacum cultivar K326 chromosome 3, ASM71507v2, whole genome shotgun sequence.
GAAAGATCCAAGTACTGCCATCCCAACAGTCTTTTACTTAAATCAGGAAAAGAATCATCTAATGTATCTTCCACAAGCCACTTGTCTTTCCATCTCCGACACTTAATCTGGTGTATGCTTGGAATTCCTCCCACAGATTATTGATATGTTTCCACATTGCAGTGCCATGGGGAGAGATACTACGTGAGCTGTTCCCCATAATTCTGGAACCCATCTTTAGCCTTGCTGACCTCCTTGCAGTGCTCTTTCTTTATGTCATTTCATCTCCATAGCCATCTGTAAAGCAAACTTTTATTATGGAGCCTGATGTTCCTAACACCCAAACCACCTCCCTCCTTGCAAATTGTAACTTTTTCATACTTTATCAAATGAAACTTACCTGGAATCTACCTTCCCATAAAACATTGCATCTGATCCTATTTAAATGCCCTTCCACCTTGGCTGACATAGGTACCAATAGCATTAAATCAGTCGGAATTGCATCAAGTATACTATTAATCAACGTCAATCTTTTATGGAAGGAAGTTGTTGCAGCAAAACATGGAAAACTAAACCACTGGTGCACTAAACAAAGCAGAACCCCATATGGAGTTGGACCATGGAAACATATAAGCAAGCTCTGGGAAGAATTCCTCCAAGAAGTCTCATTCAAGGTTACAAATGGTCTGAAAGTTAAATTCTGGAAGGATAGGTGGCTAGGGAACTTCATTCTGAAAGATTTATACCCATCACTCTTCCTTATAGCATGTAACGCTGACTCCACAGTCGCACAGAACAGAGAAGGTAATAGTGGAATCCCCTCTTCAGAAGGAACATGCATGCTTGCGAACTAGAGAGTCTTTTTGACTTAATGAGTAAACTGGAAGGTTTTAGCATGAACTCACAAGCTACAGATACATTAAGCTGGGGTCCCAATGCAAAGGAATATACAGTAAAGCTGGGGTATAAAgtgctagttgctcataacggaATTTTAGATTCCTGGCCTTGGAAACTAATTTGGCGAACAAAGCTCCCTCCAAAAGTGATGTGCTTCAGCTGGATGGCACTAAAGAATGCTTGTCTGACTCAGGACAACCTCTGTAGGAGAAGCTTCCAGCTTGTTAACAGATGCTACCTATGTCAAGGAAGCTTAGAATCAGTCAATCATCTACTATTAACTGTGCTGTAGCTGCAGATATGTGGCATATGTTTCTAGCTCTTTTTAATCTCAAATGGGTGATGCCACAGAATATTAGAGATGCGGTCGAGAGCTGGAGCCTTTGGAGAGTTGATAGGGCCATCAGGGACACCTGGAGGATGATACCAGCTTGCATTTTTTGGTGCCTATGGACTGAAAGAACCCTCAGATGTTTTGATGGAGTCTCAACTCCAATTCACTTGCTGAAGGCCAAATGTCTACTTAGTCTTTTTTGTTGGGCCAAACAGTCCTGTGTAAATAGTTCTACTGTGTTTTTAGATTTTTTGAGCTCCCTTACTCTTGACTAGCCTCTTTGAGGTATATTTTCTTGTTATTGGCTAGCTCCAAGATCCCATCATAACATCTTGTAATGGAGCTagcatatttatttttgtaatCATTGCATCAGCTTGATGCCTTTCAATGAAGCAACTTACTTTATCAAAGATAATCAACGTCAATCTTTCACCAAAGGAAAGAAAGATATTCTCTTTTCCTTGAACATTATTTCTTCTCGCATTTTTCATTTACTCCTTTCCATATGCTGTTATCTCTATATTTTTGCTCCAAGAGGTAGTCCCACACAAGAAGTGGGAAAACTTCCCAGCTTGCAAGCCGAAGTGTCTGCTAGTGACTGAGCATGCTGGTCAGCATGTACCGAAAATAAACTGCTCTTCCTCAGGTTTATATGGATTCCAAATAGTTCAAAAGCAATAATAATCCCCTTCAAATGTAAAATTTTCTCCTTATCTGCATCACACAAAATTCAAATGTCACCAGCATACAAGAGGGAGCCAGTTAAGTGATGGCAGATAAGGGAGCGGTTAAGTGATTGCTATAGTTACCACTTACCAGTAATTTCCACCCCTCTTAACCAGTTAAGTGACACTGCTTTAGATATCATTCTACTGAGACTTTCCATCACCATAATAAAAAGGTATGGTGACCAAGAATCACCTTGTCTCAATCCTCTATGGGGAGAAAAAACCAACGGGGAATCcattgattaaaataaaaaaaaatgacagTTGGCACGCAAAATTTCGTCCATTCCTTTCACCTATCACCAAAACCCATCTTCCTCATCATAGTAAAGAGAAAATTTAGAAGTAACTCAAAGTGGATCCAATAAAAAGGAACTGTGGACATTAAACGCTCTCTTTCAACGGATAAGCATAAATTCATCTTAACAGCTCTgaatacacaagtatttgctgTGAACCACCTTTTGGATTTATCAGCAAGCAAAAGAGGTTCaacaaaatttatgatttttgtAATTATGGAGAAAATAAGAGCTGACTTTTCATTTGATGCATTCCAAGAAGTGCATAAAGGTATATTTTGAGATGAACTACTTCATGATGCGAGCCGTGATCATTCACGTAATAAAACTATCAAGGAAATCCATACTTGACCATTGAACAGAGGCAAGAAAGATAATATCAACAAAGGGCCAGTGGACAATACCCTCGAAGATGAGGGGTAATATGCATTTTCCAAATTACACTTGTTGTACATGGTTGTGTCCCTTATACATGTTTTAATCTTTCCTGACCACTGCATAATGGATAAAGTTCCAGTTATAACTCTTCTTACTGAGAGTCCACAATGATGATTGTTGCATGCAGGAATTAAGAGAGGTGGCAGCTAATATTGAGCCCAAACATGAGAAAGAAGTAAATGATTTGATCAATAGCTACAAAAGTTTGTATTCAGAATGGCTTTTTGTGCTAAGGTCAGTGTCCTGATGTATAGGTTTACTCCACAATATGCTTTTTCGACaagtttttttattttccttgtaTTCATTTGCTATCCAATGTAAACCTGGAAGGCTTTTCTTTCCAATTCTTTGTTACTCTGATAGGTGTGGTTTTGCACTTTTGATGTATGGCTTTGGATCAAAGAAAGCTTTGATTGAAGATTCTGCGACAAGATCTTTAACTGAGTATTCTGTTGTTGTTGTCAATGGGTATCTCCAGTCTATAAATCTTAAACAGGTATTCACCCTATTGTTTTCTTGTTTAAAAGTGCTGCTTGCTTGGTACCcttgttttagaaaataattttggtGTAGAAAGTCTCAAAGCCAGGATCTTCCACTTTGCAAATTTTCTGAAAAACAAAGTTATAGGCCCGTGTTTTTGGGTTAGACAGATTACTATAAGAACACTGATCATGACAGGAGCTTTTGCCTATGGAGCTATGTTGTTTGGTTGCAACTTTCTCCTTTAGTGCAGCACATGCTCACTGACATGGATTTTTATGTTAGCAGTGACAATTTTTTAAGTTTAGTTGTTATCTGGTACATACCAAGGCAGTGCCACTGGATTTAATGAGGGCAATAACTGAAGATTTCACATTTGCTGGTCCAATATGATGGTTATGCCCAAACTTCATAGTCTCAAAATTTACTTGGTGTTGTGGAGGCTATCAATACTTAAAACACATATTTTTGACACAGTTCATTTGATTCCTGGTGCTTGGGACTTGATATAACAATAGTAATTacctttttaaatttattatacttccttaatatcaacaattattgCAGTTATGAGCACCCCCTCTTTTATGATATTATATGATAAGATCCGCATGAGATGCACAATACACGGGTTGCTAGCACAAAATCATTCTAGTAATACTAAGAGATCTGCTATCGTTGATGTTTTATTGCAGGTGGTGATAACACTAGCTGAGCTCCTTTGGGATCAATTAAAATTGCGAAAAAAGACAACCTCTGGAAATCCGTCTAAAAGCCAACAACCATTTAACCCCAAATCCATGGACGACCTTCTTGCTTTTCTAGACAAGCCAGATATAGGAGATGAGTGTTTTGTTTGCATCATTGCTCATAACATTGATGGTCCTGAGTTGCGTGATTCTGACAGCCAACAATGTCTTGCTAGTATCGCTGCTTGTTCTCATGTCCATATGGTTGCTTCCATTGACCATGTCAATGTTCCTCTTTGTAAGTGTTTTCTGCATGCGTGTGTGAGCATGTATATGATTGGACGTGTGCATAATAGAGGATGTCTAGAGGTGTAAGGGAGTGTTTTGTGAAGTCCTTTTCCGTAGTTTGCATGTATTAGTGCCTTTTACTAATTTTACCTGGTTTAAGAATTACTAGGTATTACTGCCTTTTGCTAATTGCTGCTCGACCATACAAATATAGCACCTTAACTATACCATCTGATGTTGAAATGTCAACTCCTTGTCATTCCCTAGTATCTCTCTTAACACCTGGTATTAGAACTCCTGTATTTATTATGTGCATGTCACATAGAAAAAGGTCTGACATTTACTATGTTGGCTATGTCATATATACCAGTGTGGGATAAAAAGATGGTTCATACACAGTTTAACTGGTATTGGTGCCATGTTCCTACTTTCGCTCCATGCAAGGTTGAAGCAATGTTTTTTGCTTTCATTCTCGCTCATGGGGCCACTGCTCAAAGTGTGAAGACAGCTTCAATTGTCTTACAGAGTCTGACACCAAATGCTCAAAATGTTTTTAAAGTTCTTGCGGAGCATCAATTGGCCCATTCTGATGAAGAAGGCAAGTTCTTTCATACGTTCGTTCCCCCCATTTTTATTTCCATTTCCATGTTTGTTGAATGCAATAGATCTATCATTCATTTAAATTGGACATTGTTCTTCTCAGGGATGCCAATCAATAATTTGTACACTACATGCCAAGAACGGTTCCTGGTGAGTAGTCAAGTTACTTTGAATTCACATCTGACAGAATTTAAGGACCATGAGTTGATCAAAACCAAAAGGAATTCGGATGGTCAAGATTGCTTGTGTATTCCTCTTACAAATGAAGCCCTTCAGAAACTTATCGCGGAGATCATTTGATAGAGTTTCTACCCAAGAAGAGAAATTATTAAGTGGCAAGTTTAAAGCAGATGCATGTTTATGTATGGGAAAAAATTTATGTGCAGAAAAGTGCATCTATTCACTGCTTGTGCGTAAGAAGTACTAGCCTGGTTCTCCGCTGGCTGTCACATTGGCATGTTAGGATATCTGTCAAGTATGGAAAATCTATCAAGCATCTCTAAGAGGGAGCAAGGTACAACGTTCACCTGGTTTCAGTTGTATATGGTGGGTGGTTTATTAGATCCTCTTGTATTGTTGTAATGGTAGTAATTTCTGTTGATCATCTTCTTATTCGGAGATTCAGCTTTTGCAAAAATGCCAATTACTTTGTCTGCTTATGAACATACTTGAGCACCGTTCAATGTCATGTAGACTCTTGCTTCTTTAATTATCTAGAAGTTATAATCTGAACTAGTTATAATGTATTAATGATCATCTAGCTGATGTATAGCTCTGAATCTGTTCATGATGTTAAAAAGATACAACTTGCCAGGTTTTGCGTAGAGCCTGCAGATAGGTGGATTCAGAGCTAGTTGCATGCACAAATATGCTATTTGAGGAAATACAATATAACTGGAGACTAAGTCCAACAAGAACTTATAAAGAAGTCCGTCAAGCACTAAACAATTAAGAGTTGACCCCTTTGCAACGCAGCTGCGCTTTCTTGGGCAGCTTGAGCTCCCACTGCGATACAGAAAAAGAGAGACGAGAGGATGGATATGCCCTTCGTGTACGGATGATTGATACCTCTACTCTCTTTTGCAATTCATTTTCGTCCTCTCCTTTTAACTGCTATCATTTCTCCTCTCTCTCCGACTCCCAcacttctttctttttcactgTAGGTGTCCGTTTGACTAGAGGATTACACCTACTAATACAAAGTGGATTGGTTGTTGGGAAGTCTGGTCTGGAATATGTGCATTTTTATAGTCGGGGTTTAGAGATTGATTCCACATGGCGGGATTGGATAAGGCCCCATATGTGAGTGTTAGTGACCGTTTGGTTTACCTACAATTCAAAGCTGAGTCGCGCGACACTTCAAAATACAGACACACACAATGGCCATGGGGGGAGGAAGATAAACTCAATAATGGTTAGTGGTTACGCGAGTCCCTCGTCGTCACCCCCAACTCCACAATCCCCACTGCCGGTGAGTGTAGGACCTGCACATCTCCCCTACTATTTCTCTTCATCTCCTTCTCCTTCCCCACCATTCTCACCACCCCCCTCCCCTCAAACAGACATCCTCCACCCGACGTCTCCTGCAGCGCCATTTTCTCTGGATCACCAACTCCAACCACATCACCAACTCCAACCACATCATCAACTCCACTCCACATGCTCCTGCCTTTTAGACTTGTAAGCAAGCTCCTTTCCCTTATTACTGTACTCTGCTTTTCATTTCTTTCACCTATGGATGGTGTTTTCCCATGTATCTtactagtggtggcaaaatggttaaaagaaaacactTAATCATCCATATTAttcactaaaaaatgggttggataatgaacttttagaaacgggtcaaatatggataagaaccatattatctatttagaaaatggataactaattggttttaacttttatatttgtaaggcctcaaattgggggttcttAAGTTTGGAAAACTAGAAATTCtttcaaaagtgatcatattgaagaagccatggataatatggttacccatatggttacccatattatccgccggttaacccgttttttatccgtattaaatatgggtcaggtcggataatttatccgttttttcattacccgttttgACTTGTCTCATGTCTGACCCGACCCGCCCCGCCCGTTTTGTCTGCACCCCTTCGATTTTATGGGGAGTATGCAGGCTGAAATGGTTCCTTCAGAGATGTTGCAC
Proteins encoded in this region:
- the LOC107811243 gene encoding origin of replication complex subunit 2-like, whose product is MDADEIEEEEFGFSRNYFLAKEVGSSRKKSARKLSEIDLVDEEELREVAANIEPKHEKEVNDLINSYKSLYSEWLFVLRCGFALLMYGFGSKKALIEDSATRSLTEYSVVVVNGYLQSINLKQVVITLAELLWDQLKLRKKTTSGNPSKSQQPFNPKSMDDLLAFLDKPDIGDECFVCIIAHNIDGPELRDSDSQQCLASIAACSHVHMVASIDHVNVPLLWDKKMVHTQFNWYWCHVPTFAPCKVEAMFFAFILAHGATAQSVKTASIVLQSLTPNAQNVFKVLAEHQLAHSDEEGMPINNLYTTCQERFLVSSQVTLNSHLTEFKDHELIKTKRNSDGQDCLCIPLTNEALQKLIAEII